In Paracoccus aerodenitrificans, the following are encoded in one genomic region:
- a CDS encoding BMP family lipoprotein, producing MTVQKTLFASAAAMALMAGVASAEPALIFDLGGKFDKSFNEAAYNGAKRWVEETGGSYKELEMQSEAQREQALRRLAQSGANPIVMTGFAFGEVLNQIAPDYPDTKFVIIDTVVEQPNVQSNVFNEGEGSYLAGIMAAQASESGTVGFIGGMDIPLIHKFECGYRQGFLAARPDGEVLINYTGTTPAAWNDPVKGGELTRAQISQGADVIYAAAGGTGIGVLQTAADEGVLSIGVDSNQNHLHPGKVLTSVVKNADVAVYDAFIAGEAVEPGIKVWDVASEGVGVAMDENNAELVTDEMQAAVDEARAKITSGEIEVHDYMTDNTCPVD from the coding sequence ATGACGGTGCAAAAAACCCTGTTCGCTTCGGCTGCTGCGATGGCGCTGATGGCGGGCGTCGCCTCGGCAGAGCCGGCGCTGATTTTCGATTTGGGAGGAAAATTCGACAAATCTTTCAACGAGGCGGCCTATAACGGCGCGAAGCGTTGGGTCGAGGAAACCGGCGGTTCCTATAAGGAACTGGAGATGCAGTCCGAAGCGCAGCGCGAGCAGGCCTTGCGGCGGCTGGCTCAGAGCGGCGCGAATCCGATCGTGATGACCGGCTTTGCCTTCGGTGAGGTGCTGAACCAGATCGCGCCGGATTATCCCGACACGAAATTCGTCATTATCGACACGGTGGTCGAACAGCCGAATGTGCAGTCGAACGTCTTCAATGAGGGCGAGGGGTCCTATCTGGCCGGGATCATGGCCGCGCAGGCCTCGGAATCCGGGACGGTCGGGTTCATCGGCGGGATGGATATTCCGCTGATCCATAAATTCGAATGCGGCTATCGTCAGGGTTTTCTGGCGGCGCGGCCTGATGGCGAGGTGCTGATCAACTATACCGGGACAACTCCGGCTGCCTGGAACGACCCGGTGAAGGGCGGCGAGCTGACCCGTGCGCAGATTTCGCAGGGTGCCGATGTGATCTATGCCGCTGCGGGCGGGACCGGGATCGGCGTGTTGCAGACCGCTGCCGATGAGGGCGTGCTGTCCATCGGTGTGGACAGCAACCAGAACCATCTGCATCCGGGGAAGGTGCTGACCTCGGTCGTCAAGAACGCGGATGTCGCCGTCTATGACGCCTTTATCGCCGGTGAGGCGGTCGAGCCGGGCATCAAGGTCTGGGATGTGGCCTCGGAAGGGGTTGGCGTCGCGATGGACGAAAACAATGCCGAACTGGTCACCGATGAGATGCAGGCTGCGGTGGACGAGGCCAGGGCGAAGATCACCTCGGGGGAAATCGAGGTGCATGATTACATGACCGACAATACCTGCCCGGTCGACTGA
- a CDS encoding ABC transporter ATP-binding protein, whose amino-acid sequence MPAEARQDGGAAAAPRSAPPAIELRGVSKAFGPVQANKNIDLTVAKGSIHGIIGENGAGKSTLMSILYGFYKPDSGEIRINGKSVQITDSMTAIRSGIGMVFQHFKLVRNFTVLENIILGAEDGPMLRPSLARARTRLRELAEEYELQVDPDETIEELSVGHQQRVEILKALYRQADILILDEPTGVLTPAEADHLFRILQGLRDEGKTIILITHKLREIMEITDTVSVMRRGEMVASVQTAETSPEELAELMVGRKVLMEVDKSPARPGDTVLQVRKLRLVDNDGVERIRGIDFDIRAGEIVGIAGVSGNGQTQLLELLGGFPEKGAKVSGEILMNGQSLDLTGTKSDASTRRARGIGHVPEDRQDEGLIMDFAAWENVAFGYHHAPEYGNGIFMDRVAIRKDAEGKIERFDVRPPNPDLAARNFSGGNQQKIVVAREVERNPDLLLIGQPTRGVDIGAIEFIHKRIVELRDAGKAVLLVSVELDEIMALSDRVLVMFDGMIMGERSPENTTAGELGLLMAGVADTEHAAAAEGVPPGHKHPADHPDEITAQPE is encoded by the coding sequence ATGCCGGCAGAGGCAAGACAGGACGGGGGGGCGGCTGCCGCCCCCCGATCCGCGCCACCGGCGATTGAGCTGCGTGGCGTTTCCAAGGCGTTCGGGCCGGTTCAGGCGAACAAGAATATTGATTTGACCGTCGCGAAGGGCTCGATCCACGGGATTATCGGGGAAAACGGTGCCGGGAAATCGACGCTGATGTCGATCCTGTACGGTTTCTACAAGCCCGATAGCGGTGAGATCCGCATCAATGGCAAGTCCGTGCAGATCACCGATTCCATGACCGCGATCCGTTCGGGTATCGGCATGGTGTTTCAGCATTTCAAGCTGGTGCGGAATTTCACCGTACTGGAGAATATCATCCTCGGGGCCGAGGATGGGCCGATGCTGCGGCCTTCTCTGGCGCGGGCGCGGACCCGGCTGCGCGAACTGGCCGAGGAATATGAATTGCAGGTCGATCCAGACGAGACGATCGAGGAACTCTCGGTCGGTCATCAGCAGCGGGTCGAGATCCTGAAGGCGCTTTATCGGCAGGCCGATATCCTGATCCTCGACGAACCGACCGGGGTGCTGACTCCGGCCGAGGCGGATCATCTGTTCCGCATCCTTCAGGGGCTGCGCGATGAGGGCAAGACGATCATTCTGATCACGCATAAACTGCGCGAGATCATGGAGATCACGGATACGGTATCCGTGATGCGGCGCGGTGAAATGGTTGCCAGTGTCCAGACCGCCGAAACCAGCCCCGAGGAGCTGGCCGAGCTGATGGTCGGGCGCAAGGTGCTGATGGAGGTCGACAAGAGCCCGGCGCGGCCTGGCGACACGGTCTTGCAGGTCCGCAAGCTGCGGCTTGTGGATAATGACGGTGTAGAACGCATCCGCGGCATTGATTTTGACATTCGCGCGGGCGAAATCGTTGGCATTGCCGGTGTCAGCGGCAACGGGCAGACGCAGCTTCTGGAGTTGCTGGGCGGGTTCCCGGAGAAAGGCGCGAAGGTCAGCGGCGAAATTCTGATGAATGGGCAGTCTCTGGATCTGACGGGGACGAAGTCGGATGCCTCGACGCGGCGGGCGCGGGGGATTGGCCATGTCCCCGAGGACAGGCAGGATGAGGGGCTCATCATGGATTTCGCGGCGTGGGAAAACGTCGCATTCGGCTATCACCATGCGCCGGAATACGGAAACGGGATATTCATGGACCGGGTGGCCATTCGCAAGGATGCGGAAGGCAAGATCGAGCGCTTTGACGTGCGCCCGCCAAATCCCGATCTGGCGGCGCGGAATTTCTCGGGCGGGAATCAACAGAAGATCGTCGTCGCGCGGGAGGTCGAGCGGAATCCGGATCTGCTGCTGATCGGGCAGCCGACGCGCGGTGTCGATATCGGTGCGATCGAGTTCATCCATAAGCGCATCGTCGAGCTGCGCGATGCCGGCAAGGCGGTGCTGCTGGTCAGCGTCGAACTGGATGAGATCATGGCGCTCTCGGACCGTGTCCTTGTGATGTTCGATGGCATGATCATGGGAGAGCGCAGCCCGGAAAACACCACTGCAGGTGAGTTGGGCCTGCTGATGGCCGGTGTGGCCGATACCGAACATGCCGCTGCCGCGGAGGGCGTCCCGCCCGGGCATAAACATCCGGCGGATCACCCGGATGAGATCACCGCGCAACCCGAATGA
- a CDS encoding ABC transporter permease, which translates to MDKMPRWADLILTPLISLLLAFAISALVILAIGENPWEALKTMVTGALGSSYGWGFTLYYTTNFIFTGLAVAVAYHASMFNIGGEGQAGLGGLGGAMVCLFIPWPHWSLALLGAMAGAALFGAAWAFIPAILQAKRGSHIVITTIMFNFIAAALLNWALVNKLRPVGSMDPASANFPKATHLPKITDIFAAFGVEWGTHTPVNVTFLIALLACVAVWLLIWRTKLGYEIRALGRSETAARYAGISPVRIIVITMLISGALAGLMAINNVMGEAERLILNNVEGAGFIGIAVALMGRNHPVGVVLAALLFGFLYQGGGELALWTSIPRELIIVIQALVILFTGALDNMVRAPLEAFFVARRKRSA; encoded by the coding sequence ATGGACAAGATGCCGAGATGGGCGGATCTGATCCTGACGCCCCTGATTTCGCTGCTTCTGGCCTTCGCGATTTCCGCGCTGGTGATCCTTGCCATCGGAGAAAACCCGTGGGAGGCGCTGAAGACGATGGTGACGGGGGCGCTTGGCTCCAGCTATGGCTGGGGGTTTACGTTGTACTATACCACGAATTTCATCTTCACCGGGCTGGCCGTCGCGGTCGCCTATCACGCCAGCATGTTCAATATCGGCGGCGAGGGGCAGGCCGGTTTGGGCGGTCTTGGGGGGGCGATGGTCTGTCTGTTCATTCCCTGGCCGCATTGGTCGCTGGCGCTTCTGGGTGCGATGGCGGGTGCGGCTTTGTTCGGTGCGGCCTGGGCGTTCATTCCTGCGATTCTTCAGGCCAAGCGGGGCAGTCATATCGTGATCACGACGATCATGTTCAACTTCATTGCCGCCGCGCTACTGAATTGGGCCCTGGTCAACAAGCTGCGGCCTGTCGGCAGCATGGACCCGGCCTCGGCGAATTTCCCCAAGGCGACGCATCTGCCGAAAATCACCGATATCTTCGCCGCTTTCGGGGTCGAGTGGGGCACTCATACGCCGGTCAATGTCACCTTCCTGATCGCGCTTCTGGCCTGTGTCGCGGTCTGGCTGCTGATCTGGCGCACCAAGCTTGGATATGAGATCCGCGCTTTGGGCCGGTCCGAGACTGCTGCGCGGTATGCCGGGATTTCTCCGGTGCGGATCATCGTGATCACCATGCTTATTTCCGGTGCTCTTGCCGGGCTGATGGCGATCAATAACGTCATGGGAGAGGCTGAACGGCTGATCCTCAATAATGTCGAAGGCGCGGGCTTCATCGGTATCGCCGTGGCGCTGATGGGGCGAAATCACCCGGTCGGGGTGGTGCTGGCGGCGCTGCTGTTCGGGTTCCTCTATCAGGGCGGCGGCGAACTGGCGCTGTGGACCAGCATCCCGCGCGAGCTGATCATCGTGATTCAGGCATTGGTGATCCTGTTCACCGGCGCATTGGACAATATGGTCCGCGCCCCGCTTGAGGCGTTCTTCGTCGCCCGCCGGAAGAGGAGCGCGTGA
- a CDS encoding ABC transporter permease, which yields MDINTIIQILDSAVRLMTPLLLACLAGLYSERSGVFDIGLEGKMLMAAFSAASVAALTGSVWLGLLAAIAGSLLMSLVHGLASITFRGNQLISGVAINFLASGLTVLLGQKIFALGGRTPSLTGGGRFDTITLPFADTLRDVPVIGPVYADLISGHSILVYVAFLCVPLTWWLLFRTRFGLRLRAVGENPASVDTAGVSVTRLRYTAVGICGVLCGLAGAYLSTGLGAGFVKEMTAGRGFIALAALIFAKWRPWGALYATFLFGLLEAIANRYPNIEIGPLTIPSMFMNALPYIITVIILAGFVGRAVPPRAGGEPYVKER from the coding sequence ATGGATATCAACACCATCATCCAGATCCTCGATTCGGCTGTGCGGCTGATGACGCCCTTGTTGTTGGCCTGTCTGGCTGGGCTGTATTCGGAACGCTCGGGCGTGTTCGATATCGGGCTTGAGGGCAAGATGCTGATGGCCGCGTTTTCGGCCGCTTCGGTCGCGGCGCTGACGGGCAGTGTCTGGCTGGGCTTGCTGGCCGCCATTGCCGGATCGCTGCTGATGTCGCTCGTGCATGGGCTGGCCTCGATTACCTTCCGGGGGAATCAGTTGATTTCGGGTGTGGCGATCAATTTCCTTGCCTCGGGGCTGACGGTGTTGCTTGGGCAGAAGATCTTTGCACTTGGCGGGCGAACGCCTTCGCTGACCGGGGGCGGGCGGTTCGACACCATTACCCTGCCTTTCGCCGATACGCTGCGCGATGTGCCGGTTATCGGGCCGGTCTATGCGGATCTGATTTCTGGTCACTCGATTCTCGTCTATGTGGCGTTTCTCTGTGTGCCGCTGACCTGGTGGCTGCTGTTCCGAACGCGGTTCGGGTTGCGGCTGCGGGCGGTTGGAGAGAACCCGGCCTCGGTCGATACGGCGGGGGTCTCGGTGACGCGGCTGCGCTATACTGCGGTCGGGATTTGCGGCGTGTTGTGCGGGCTGGCCGGGGCGTATCTGTCCACCGGGCTTGGGGCCGGTTTTGTCAAGGAAATGACGGCGGGGCGTGGTTTCATTGCGCTTGCGGCGCTGATTTTCGCGAAATGGCGGCCCTGGGGTGCGCTTTATGCGACCTTCCTGTTCGGTCTGCTGGAGGCTATCGCCAACCGCTATCCGAATATCGAGATCGGTCCGCTGACCATCCCGTCAATGTTCATGAACGCGTTGCCCTATATCATCACCGTGATCATTCTGGCCGGTTTCGTCGGCCGCGCAGTCCCGCCTCGCGCCGGAGGAGAACCCTATGTCAAAGAGCGCTGA
- a CDS encoding purine-nucleoside phosphorylase yields MSKSAELARLIRDKAGEEAPEYGLILGSGLGHLAEAVDGVAIPYDDLPGFPHAGVSGHVPQLVIGQLEGTRVAVFGGRSHYYESGRADAMRLPLEVLAALGAGKLILTNAAGAVNTGLAPGGLMLLSDHIAFAGTNPLIGESTDARFVPMTDAYDPALRRALKAAAEAEGVDLPEGVYGWFSGPSFETPAEIRAAKVLGMDAVGMSTVPEIILSRFLGLRCAAISVITNMGAGLSDESISHDHTKQMAPLGAAKLEKLLRRFLRR; encoded by the coding sequence ATGTCAAAGAGCGCTGAGCTTGCCCGTCTGATCCGCGACAAGGCCGGAGAGGAGGCGCCGGAATATGGGCTGATTCTGGGCTCGGGTCTGGGGCATCTGGCCGAGGCGGTGGACGGCGTGGCGATTCCCTATGACGATCTGCCGGGATTTCCGCATGCGGGTGTCTCGGGTCATGTGCCGCAACTGGTGATCGGTCAGCTTGAGGGGACACGCGTCGCGGTGTTCGGCGGGCGCTCGCATTACTACGAATCGGGCAGGGCGGATGCGATGCGCCTGCCGCTTGAGGTGCTGGCGGCGCTTGGTGCCGGGAAGCTGATTCTCACCAATGCGGCAGGCGCGGTGAATACCGGGCTTGCTCCGGGCGGGTTGATGCTGCTGAGCGATCATATCGCCTTTGCCGGGACGAATCCCCTGATCGGGGAAAGCACCGATGCGCGTTTCGTGCCGATGACCGATGCGTATGATCCGGCCCTGCGCCGTGCCCTGAAAGCAGCGGCAGAGGCGGAGGGCGTGGATCTGCCCGAAGGTGTGTATGGCTGGTTTTCGGGTCCTAGTTTCGAAACCCCCGCCGAGATCCGCGCCGCGAAGGTTCTGGGGATGGACGCGGTGGGGATGTCGACCGTGCCGGAAATCATCCTTAGCAGGTTTCTCGGGCTGCGCTGCGCGGCGATCTCGGTCATCACCAATATGGGTGCGGGGCTGAGCGACGAATCGATCAGCCATGATCATACCAAGCAGATGGCCCCTCTGGGGGCGGCGAAGCTGGAAAAACTTCTGCGCCGGTTTCTGCGCAGGTGA
- the petA gene encoding ubiquinol-cytochrome c reductase iron-sulfur subunit, with the protein MTHVEEHEGTRRDFLFYATAGAGAVATGAAAWTLINQMNPSADVQALSSIMVDISGVDVGTQLTVKWLGKPVFIRRRTPEEIEAGRAVDLGDLIDQNAENANKPGEPATDENRTLDEAGEWLVQIGVCTHLGCVPIGDGAGDFGGWFCPCHGSHYDTAGRIRRGPAPRNMDIPLASFVDDATLQLG; encoded by the coding sequence GTGACCCACGTCGAAGAACACGAAGGCACGCGGAGGGACTTCCTCTTCTATGCCACTGCCGGGGCCGGAGCGGTCGCCACTGGCGCCGCCGCCTGGACGCTGATCAACCAGATGAACCCGTCTGCGGATGTGCAGGCGCTGTCCTCGATCATGGTCGATATCAGCGGTGTCGATGTCGGCACGCAATTGACCGTCAAATGGCTTGGTAAGCCTGTGTTCATCCGCCGCCGCACCCCCGAGGAAATCGAGGCAGGCCGCGCTGTCGATCTGGGCGATCTGATCGACCAGAATGCAGAGAACGCCAATAAACCCGGCGAGCCTGCCACGGACGAAAACCGCACGCTGGACGAGGCCGGGGAATGGCTGGTTCAGATCGGCGTCTGCACCCATCTGGGCTGCGTGCCGATCGGTGACGGCGCGGGCGATTTCGGTGGCTGGTTCTGCCCGTGCCACGGCTCGCATTACGACACCGCAGGCCGTATCCGCCGCGGTCCTGCGCCGCGCAACATGGATATTCCGCTGGCGTCCTTCGTCGACGACGCAACATTGCAGCTCGGCTAA
- the petB gene encoding cytochrome b: MSGIPHDHYEPKTGAEKWLHRRLPIVGLIYDTLMIPTPKNLNWWWIWGIVLAFCLVLQIATGIVLAMHYTPHVDMAFNSIEHIMRNVNGGHMIRYLHMNGASLFFFAVYIHIFRGLFYGSYKAPREVTWIIGMLIYLCMMGTAFMGYVLPWGQMSFWGATVITGLFGAIPGIGPSIQEWLLGGPAVDNATLNRFFSLHYLLPFIIAALVVVHIWAFHNTGNNNPTGVEVRRGSKEEAEKDTLPFWPYFVIKDFFALAVILVVFFAVVGFMPNYLGHPDNYVEANPLSTPAHIVPEWYFLPFYAILRAFTADVWVVMLVEWVSFGIIDAKFFGVLAMFGAILVMALVPWLDTSRVRSGRYRPQFKWWFWLFCVNFIVLMWVGAMPAEGIYPYIALAGSAYWFAYFLIILPVLGLMEKPDPMPTTIEEDFDAHYGKITHPAE, encoded by the coding sequence ATGTCCGGTATTCCGCACGACCATTACGAACCCAAGACCGGTGCCGAGAAGTGGCTGCACCGCCGTCTGCCCATCGTCGGGCTGATCTATGACACGCTGATGATTCCCACCCCGAAAAACCTGAACTGGTGGTGGATCTGGGGGATCGTTCTGGCGTTCTGTCTGGTGTTGCAGATTGCAACCGGCATCGTTCTGGCGATGCATTACACGCCGCATGTCGATATGGCGTTCAACAGTATCGAACATATCATGCGCAACGTGAATGGCGGGCATATGATCCGCTATCTGCACATGAACGGTGCGTCGCTGTTCTTCTTCGCCGTGTATATCCACATCTTCCGCGGGCTGTTTTACGGTTCCTACAAGGCCCCGCGCGAGGTGACATGGATCATCGGGATGCTGATCTATCTGTGCATGATGGGCACCGCCTTCATGGGCTATGTTCTGCCCTGGGGTCAGATGTCCTTCTGGGGCGCGACCGTGATCACCGGCCTGTTCGGCGCAATTCCCGGCATCGGCCCGAGCATTCAGGAATGGCTGCTTGGCGGACCGGCGGTGGATAACGCCACGTTGAACCGCTTCTTCTCGCTGCACTACCTGCTGCCCTTCATCATCGCGGCGCTTGTGGTCGTGCATATCTGGGCCTTCCACAATACCGGCAACAACAACCCGACCGGGGTAGAGGTGCGCCGGGGCTCGAAAGAGGAAGCCGAAAAGGACACGCTGCCTTTCTGGCCCTATTTCGTGATCAAGGACTTTTTCGCGCTTGCCGTGATCCTTGTGGTGTTCTTCGCCGTGGTCGGCTTCATGCCGAACTATCTTGGCCACCCGGATAACTATGTCGAGGCGAACCCGCTTTCCACGCCTGCGCATATCGTGCCGGAATGGTACTTCCTGCCCTTCTACGCGATCCTGCGCGCCTTCACGGCGGATGTCTGGGTCGTCATGCTGGTCGAGTGGGTAAGCTTCGGCATTATCGACGCGAAGTTCTTCGGTGTGCTTGCCATGTTCGGTGCGATCCTGGTCATGGCTCTGGTGCCGTGGCTTGATACGTCGCGTGTGCGTTCGGGCCGTTACCGCCCTCAGTTCAAGTGGTGGTTCTGGCTGTTCTGCGTCAACTTCATCGTGCTGATGTGGGTTGGTGCGATGCCGGCCGAGGGGATCTATCCCTATATCGCTCTGGCGGGGTCGGCCTATTGGTTCGCCTATTTCCTGATCATCCTGCCGGTGCTGGGTCTGATGGAAAAACCCGATCCGATGCCTACGACGATCGAGGAAGATTTCGATGCCCATTACGGCAAAATCACCCATCCTGCCGAGTAA
- a CDS encoding cytochrome c1: MAAAEGEAEETGAGEEAAEEEESHITDISFSFEGPFGKFDQFQLQRGLQVYTEVCSACHGLQQVPIRTLSDDGGPGLPADQVRAYASQMFIYDPEIDEDRPRLPTDHFPSVSGLGMGPDLSLMAKARAGFHGPYGTGLSQLFNGMGGPEYIYSVLTEYNGEEVEQAGSILYGNGAFEGGLISMPPPLFDDLVTYEDGTPATVDQMARDVSAFLMWTAEPKMMARKANGFVSVIFLIALASLLYLTNKRLWWNVKHRDQE; the protein is encoded by the coding sequence ATGGCTGCTGCGGAAGGCGAGGCTGAGGAAACCGGTGCCGGGGAAGAAGCGGCTGAGGAAGAAGAATCGCATATCACCGATATCTCCTTCAGCTTCGAGGGACCTTTCGGCAAGTTCGACCAGTTCCAGCTTCAGCGCGGTCTTCAGGTCTATACGGAAGTCTGCTCCGCCTGCCACGGCCTGCAACAGGTGCCGATCCGGACGCTTTCGGATGACGGCGGACCCGGCCTGCCTGCGGATCAGGTCCGCGCCTATGCAAGCCAGATGTTCATCTATGACCCGGAAATTGATGAGGACCGTCCGCGTCTGCCGACCGATCACTTCCCCAGCGTCTCGGGCCTGGGAATGGGGCCGGATCTGTCGCTGATGGCCAAAGCCCGCGCCGGGTTCCACGGGCCTTACGGCACCGGCCTCAGCCAGTTGTTCAACGGTATGGGCGGCCCGGAATATATCTATTCCGTGCTGACCGAATATAACGGTGAGGAAGTCGAACAGGCAGGATCCATTCTGTATGGAAACGGTGCCTTTGAGGGCGGGCTGATCTCGATGCCGCCGCCGCTGTTCGACGATCTGGTGACCTATGAGGACGGGACTCCGGCCACGGTTGACCAGATGGCCCGCGATGTGTCGGCGTTCCTGATGTGGACGGCTGAGCCCAAGATGATGGCGCGTAAGGCGAATGGTTTTGTCAGCGTCATCTTCCTGATCGCGCTTGCCTCGCTGCTGTATCTCACCAACAAGCGGCTGTGGTGGAATGTCAAACATCGCGATCAGGAGTAA
- a CDS encoding ribokinase, whose amino-acid sequence MAIWNLGSINIDHVYRLDHLPAPGETVGSVEYSLGPGGKGANQSVAAARAGAHVVHIGALAAQGDDWVLDRLQEDGVDVTHIARLPHSATGHAIILVDSAAENAIIVHAGANRRLTEQQLAGALSGIGPDDILLIQNETNLQVEAAQLARKAGARVIYSCAPFDVQAAQAMMEHVSVLAVNAHEAAQLAEAIPGDLPVPAMLITKGAEGAEYRDLQSGRAVHQKAFPVTPVDTTGAGDCFAGYFAAELDAGRDLAEALRHAAAASAIKVTRRGAVDAIPEAAEVLDFLAGQDRAG is encoded by the coding sequence ATGGCAATCTGGAATCTTGGCTCTATCAATATTGATCATGTTTATCGGCTGGACCATCTGCCTGCGCCGGGTGAGACGGTCGGCTCGGTCGAATATAGTCTGGGTCCGGGCGGCAAGGGCGCGAACCAGTCAGTCGCGGCGGCGCGTGCCGGGGCGCATGTGGTTCATATCGGGGCGCTTGCGGCGCAGGGCGATGACTGGGTGCTGGATCGCTTGCAGGAAGACGGCGTCGATGTCACCCATATTGCGCGGCTGCCGCATTCGGCCACGGGCCATGCGATTATCCTTGTCGATTCCGCGGCGGAGAATGCGATCATCGTTCATGCCGGAGCCAATCGCAGGCTGACCGAACAGCAACTGGCTGGGGCGCTATCCGGGATCGGACCCGATGATATTCTGCTGATCCAGAATGAGACCAATCTTCAGGTGGAAGCCGCGCAACTGGCCCGGAAGGCCGGTGCACGCGTCATCTATAGCTGTGCCCCGTTCGATGTGCAGGCGGCGCAGGCGATGATGGAGCATGTCTCGGTTCTCGCCGTGAATGCGCATGAGGCCGCGCAGCTTGCCGAAGCGATTCCCGGCGATCTGCCTGTTCCGGCGATGCTGATCACCAAGGGCGCCGAGGGGGCCGAGTATCGTGATTTGCAATCGGGACGTGCCGTGCATCAGAAGGCGTTTCCCGTGACTCCCGTCGATACGACCGGGGCAGGGGATTGCTTTGCGGGATATTTCGCGGCGGAACTGGATGCGGGGCGCGATCTGGCAGAGGCGCTGCGCCATGCGGCGGCGGCCTCGGCGATCAAGGTCACGCGGCGCGGGGCGGTCGATGCGATTCCCGAGGCGGCCGAGGTGCTTGATTTTCTTGCCGGTCAGGATCGGGCGGGCTGA
- a CDS encoding Glu/Leu/Phe/Val family dehydrogenase, whose product MATPHTSFRDSVDRMFLHAASLSKLPPGLIEKIRVCNSTYTVRFGVRLRGAIHTFTGYRSVHSEHMEPVKGGIRYAMSVNQDEVEALAALMTYKCALVEVPFGGSKGGLRINPRDWDEDELERITRRFTYELSRRSLISPSQNVPAPDMGTGEREMAWMADAYKRLHPDDINAKACVTGKPVTIGGIMGRVEATGRGIQYALQEFFRHPEAVKRAGLSGELSGKRIVIQGLGNVGYHAAKFLSEEDGCPIVTVVEYNGTVHNPNGLDIEALKAHIKETGGVEDFPGASFRPAGMEGLEDECDILIPAAVESVITEENAPRLKAKLIIEAANGPVTAEGDKVLNERGIVVIPDMYANAGGVTVSYFEWVKNLSQISLGRMERRYEEHRNRLLVNEIGRLSADSGLEWTMTDGFKEAYLHGADEIELVRSGLDDTMRESYMKMEEVWFGDDRVNDLRTAAYVVALRRIANVYGSLGL is encoded by the coding sequence ATGGCCACTCCGCACACGTCCTTCCGCGATTCAGTCGACAGGATGTTTCTTCACGCAGCATCCCTGAGCAAACTGCCTCCGGGACTGATTGAAAAAATCCGGGTCTGCAATTCGACCTATACGGTGCGTTTCGGCGTCCGCCTTCGCGGCGCGATTCACACATTTACCGGCTATCGCTCGGTGCATTCCGAACATATGGAGCCGGTGAAAGGCGGCATCCGCTATGCGATGTCAGTCAATCAGGACGAGGTCGAGGCGCTTGCCGCGCTGATGACCTATAAATGCGCCCTTGTCGAAGTGCCCTTCGGCGGCTCGAAAGGCGGCCTGCGGATCAATCCGCGTGACTGGGATGAGGACGAGCTTGAGCGGATTACCCGCCGCTTCACCTATGAATTGTCGCGGCGCAGCCTGATTTCTCCGTCCCAGAACGTGCCCGCCCCGGATATGGGAACGGGCGAACGGGAAATGGCATGGATGGCGGATGCCTATAAGCGTCTGCATCCCGATGACATCAACGCCAAGGCCTGCGTGACCGGAAAACCGGTCACAATCGGCGGCATTATGGGCCGGGTCGAGGCAACCGGGCGGGGCATTCAATACGCATTGCAGGAATTTTTCCGCCACCCAGAGGCGGTGAAACGCGCCGGGCTGTCGGGTGAGTTGTCCGGCAAGCGGATCGTCATTCAGGGCCTCGGGAATGTGGGCTATCACGCCGCGAAATTCCTGTCGGAAGAGGATGGCTGCCCGATTGTCACCGTGGTCGAATATAACGGCACGGTCCACAATCCGAACGGTCTCGATATCGAAGCGCTGAAGGCGCATATCAAGGAAACCGGCGGCGTCGAGGACTTCCCGGGCGCCAGTTTCCGTCCCGCCGGGATGGAGGGGCTGGAGGATGAATGCGATATCCTCATCCCCGCCGCCGTCGAAAGCGTCATCACCGAAGAGAACGCCCCGCGTCTCAAGGCCAAGCTTATCATCGAGGCCGCGAACGGTCCGGTGACCGCCGAGGGCGACAAGGTGCTAAACGAACGTGGCATTGTCGTGATCCCTGATATGTACGCCAATGCCGGCGGTGTGACAGTGTCCTATTTCGAATGGGTCAAGAACCTGTCCCAGATCAGCCTCGGCCGGATGGAGCGGCGCTATGAAGAGCACCGCAACCGGCTTCTGGTCAATGAGATCGGCAGGCTCTCGGCGGATTCCGGTCTGGAATGGACCATGACGGACGGGTTCAAGGAAGCCTATCTGCACGGTGCCGACGAGATCGAGCTGGTGCGCTCGGGTCTCGATGACACGATGCGCGAAAGCTATATGAAGATGGAAGAGGTCTGGTTCGGCGACGACCGCGTCAACGATTTGCGCACCGCCGCATATGTCGTGGCACTCCGCCGGATCGCCAATGTCTATGGTTCGCTTGGCCTGTAA